GCGGTCACACCGGGCGAGGCAACCTTGTCGTCGGCCAACAGACCAAGCCCCATGGCCCGGACGCCGGCCCGCAGCGCCGTTGCCAATAGCCGGTGGCGGGCAAAGATGTTGTCCAGCCCCTCTTCCTCAATCAGCCGCAGCGCTTCCGCCAGGCCGAACAAGAGGCTAACCGGCGGCGTGTACGGATTCTGCCCTTTCGCCAGCGCTTTTTTAACCGCCTGGGCGTCCCAGTAGAACTTCGGCATGGTGCTTTGGGCACACGCTGCCCAGGCCCGCTCGCTCAAAGCCATAAAGCCCAAGCCGGGTGGCAGCATCAGCGCTTTCTGGGCGCCGGTGATAACCACGTCCAGGCCCCACTCGTCCATCGCCAGGTCCACGGCGCCGAGCGAGCTAACGGCGTCTACCACGACCAGGGCGGGATGCCCCTTGCACGCTGCCGCCAGGGCCCGAACGTCGTTGGTCACGCCGGTCGACGTTTCATTATGGGTGAGAAAAACGGCTTTAATCCGGCCTTCTTTGTCACCAGCCAGGCGCTCAGCCAAAACCTGCGGGTCGGCCGCTTCTCCCCAGGGGAAATCCAGCTTTTCCACGACAGCACCGAATTTAGCGGCAATTTCGGCGAACCGGTCGCCGAAGACGCCAATGCTGACCACCAGGACATGGTCGCCGGGCGACAAGATATTGACCACCGCCGCTTCCATCATGCCCGTGCCGGCTGACGGGTAGGTAAGCACATCCTGTTTGGTCTTGAAGACAGTTTTCAGCCGGTCGCTGACATCGCGAAACAAGGCCTCGTACTGCGGGCCGCGATGGTTAATGACCGGGCGGTGCATGGCCTGCAGCACCCGCTCCGGCACAGCCGTAGGCCCAGGAACCATCAAATACGGTTTTTGCAACATGATTAAATCCTCCCCTTACCAATTGCCTATTTTTTATTTTTTATAAAGAAGCGCTGGTGCGCCTTTTAGTGAAACCGCTAGCTTTGCTTTCCGTTTACCACTTACCATTTACCGCTTTCCACTTTCCGTTTACCTAATAAAAAATCCCGCCCCTGATTTGGGGCGAGATTTAGTCCCGCGGTGCCACCCACTTTTTGACCGTCAAGGCAGGGCCATCCCGCATGCAAAAAACCTCTCGTCCCAGCAGGGACGAGAGGTTGCTCCCGCGTTGCCACCCTAGTTGCCATCAGGCCAACTTTTACCCGCTGTATCGGGCGGTACCCGTCATGATTCGTCACCAGCCGCTCAAGGGCGGAACGCCTGCCCCGGCCGCCGGCTCGCACCACCCGCCGGCTCTCTGATGGCCTCAAAGCATTTGCTTCCCTGTCATCGCGTTAACCTTATGCAGCTAGTTTGATTATACAGTTTCCCGTTCATACAGTCAAGTGTATTTTTCGAATATACATCTTGTGCAATTTGTCCATAAAAACAAGCAGCCAGTTTACGATAATAATGTTGCCACAAAAATACATAATTCGGCAGGAAAAACCATTTTAATAGCCAAAAAAATATATATTTTACAATAACTTGCTAAACTAGCGATCAACAGATACTGGGGGAAGAACTCGATGCAACGTATTTCCATAGCCCACCTGCGGCCAGGTATGGTAGTTGCCAGAAACGTTTTCAGCGCCCAGGGCCAGCTGCTTTTATGCAAAGGCTGTGTTCTCACCAAGCGCTATATCGACCGCCTGCGCCACCTGGGCATTACGTCCATCTATATTGCCAATCCTTACACCGACGACCTGGAAGTGCCAGAGGCCATCAGAGAAGAAACCAGACAACAGGCGATCGCGACCGTCCAGCAATCTTTTGCCAAATTCCGCCTGGAACAGCGGCTTGACCTGGCTGCCCTGGAGTCGGCGGCGCAGGCTATCGTTGACGAGCTGCTGAAGAATCGCGCAACCCTTATTCACCTCACCGACATCCGTACCTATGACGATTACACTTTCGGCCACTCGGTCAATGTCAGCATCCTCTCGGTTTTTACCGGCCTTAGTCTGGGCTTCGCCCGCGGCCAATTGGAAGAGCTGGCTCTCGGCAGCCTGCTGCACGACGTGGGGAAAATTGCCATACCGCCAGCCATCCTCAATAAACCGGGCAAACTTGCGGCGGAAGAAATGGCCGTCATGCAGCAGCATGCCGCCACCGGCTTTGCAATCCTGCACAAGCAGAATCCCGAAATCCCTCTTTTGGCGGCCCATATCGCCTTCCAGCACCACGAACGGCTGGACGGCAGCGGCTACCCCCGCGGCCTTAAGGGCGATGAAATCCACCCCTATGCCCGGATTGCCGCCATCGCTGACGTGTACGACGCGCTTACCTCCGACCGTCCCTACCGGCGGGCCATGCCGCCCCATGAAGCCTATGAGACTCTTCTCGTTTTCCACAACAAACATTTTGACGGCGCAGTGCTCGACCAGTTTCTCCGCCGGATTGCCTGCTATCCTGTCGGCAGCTTTGTTCAGCTGAGCAGCGGCGAAGTGGGCGTGATCGTCCATGTCCCGCCCGACCTCCCCCTCCGGCCTACCGTCCGGCTGCTGACTGACCGCGAAGGCCAGGCCGTA
This genomic interval from Sporolituus thermophilus DSM 23256 contains the following:
- a CDS encoding pyridoxal-phosphate-dependent aminotransferase family protein, producing the protein MLQKPYLMVPGPTAVPERVLQAMHRPVINHRGPQYEALFRDVSDRLKTVFKTKQDVLTYPSAGTGMMEAAVVNILSPGDHVLVVSIGVFGDRFAEIAAKFGAVVEKLDFPWGEAADPQVLAERLAGDKEGRIKAVFLTHNETSTGVTNDVRALAAACKGHPALVVVDAVSSLGAVDLAMDEWGLDVVITGAQKALMLPPGLGFMALSERAWAACAQSTMPKFYWDAQAVKKALAKGQNPYTPPVSLLFGLAEALRLIEEEGLDNIFARHRLLATALRAGVRAMGLGLLADDKVASPGVTAVLPPAGIEAKKIQKTMRERFGITLAGGQKKLENQIFRIGHLGYVAETDILVTLATLEMTLTLLGHKVELGAGVRAAQIVILEG
- a CDS encoding HD-GYP domain-containing protein, which translates into the protein MQRISIAHLRPGMVVARNVFSAQGQLLLCKGCVLTKRYIDRLRHLGITSIYIANPYTDDLEVPEAIREETRQQAIATVQQSFAKFRLEQRLDLAALESAAQAIVDELLKNRATLIHLTDIRTYDDYTFGHSVNVSILSVFTGLSLGFARGQLEELALGSLLHDVGKIAIPPAILNKPGKLAAEEMAVMQQHAATGFAILHKQNPEIPLLAAHIAFQHHERLDGSGYPRGLKGDEIHPYARIAAIADVYDALTSDRPYRRAMPPHEAYETLLVFHNKHFDGAVLDQFLRRIACYPVGSFVQLSSGEVGVIVHVPPDLPLRPTVRLLTDREGQAVSSQHEIDLTKELSTFICKVLAEEEIIALGNRLSVQGLSQAFNY